Proteins encoded by one window of Teretinema zuelzerae:
- a CDS encoding lysine exporter LysO family protein, whose translation MNTLWSLLWLLVYLGAGFAVARLRVLQWSSAISRIFTLLLWLLLFSMGLRLGQSREILDQLSLIGLLSVSSAVLASAGTVAAHLFAKPLYEKFDPQGESPSVDPGSVGDSFAFSRANRRNKLLRLLLNLRQPGWLLALVLCGVAAGLALPSIQILHDGSIASWLLYGLLFCIGIQMAGAGADLKKSFSNPSVLVLPIVTIAGTLAGSLALVPLFGLSPGRALALGGGFGWYSLSGVLIADLGDPLLGAAAFLSNLARETIAFVAIPLLRLTGRKESGIGVAGATSMDVTLPVIEEIWGPSSVPSAVIHGVVLSFLVPFLVPFFMSF comes from the coding sequence ATGAACACTCTCTGGTCTCTGCTCTGGCTTCTTGTGTATCTGGGCGCGGGTTTTGCCGTCGCGAGGCTGCGCGTTCTTCAGTGGTCTTCCGCTATCTCCCGAATCTTTACTCTATTGCTCTGGCTTCTTCTTTTTTCGATGGGATTGCGCCTCGGGCAAAGCCGCGAAATACTGGATCAGCTTTCCCTGATCGGTCTTCTATCCGTTTCTTCTGCCGTTCTCGCCAGCGCCGGCACCGTCGCCGCCCACCTTTTCGCGAAGCCTCTGTACGAAAAATTCGACCCGCAGGGAGAGTCCCCGTCCGTCGATCCGGGCTCAGTCGGCGACTCTTTCGCATTTTCGCGGGCGAACCGGAGAAACAAGCTTCTGCGGCTCTTGCTCAATCTTCGGCAGCCCGGCTGGCTGCTTGCGTTAGTGCTGTGCGGCGTAGCCGCCGGCCTTGCTCTCCCCTCGATTCAAATTCTGCATGACGGAAGCATCGCTTCCTGGCTTTTATACGGACTATTATTCTGCATCGGCATTCAAATGGCCGGGGCCGGCGCGGACCTGAAAAAAAGCTTTTCAAATCCCTCTGTGCTGGTCCTGCCGATAGTGACGATTGCCGGAACTCTTGCCGGCTCGCTCGCTCTTGTGCCGTTGTTCGGCCTGTCTCCCGGCAGAGCGTTGGCTCTGGGCGGCGGTTTCGGCTGGTACAGCCTTTCGGGCGTTTTAATCGCGGATCTGGGCGATCCTCTTCTGGGAGCCGCGGCCTTTTTATCGAATCTGGCGCGCGAAACCATCGCTTTCGTCGCCATACCGCTCTTGCGGTTGACTGGAAGAAAGGAAAGCGGCATCGGCGTCGCGGGAGCTACGAGCATGGATGTCACGTTGCCGGTGATTGAAGAAATCTGGGGACCTTCCAGCGTTCCCTCCGCCGTCATCCACGGAGTCGTTTTAAGCTTTCTTGTGCCGTTTTTAGTCCCTTTCTTCATGAGTTTCTAG
- a CDS encoding DUF2156 domain-containing protein — translation MTSLPSYPNFAPLSLEMARELLPHLVKLPDGVSEYTFAGLYLFRHRYGYKASLKDEVLIISGERDGKRFFITPCCKTGIEIVNELFQDHDLWKLISPAFLEKNRDMLASAGLVPEQDRDNFDYLYLRTDLATLSGKRFHKKRNHVNAFENTYPVFSLKPLDFSTRDDARAVLESWVSHEALPEETDYQAAAEALDLMEHFSMSGLVLYVDSEPVAWTMAELVADGKIAAVHFEKARIEYRGSYQYINYAFARSLPETVEFINREQDLGDEGMRQAKMTYRPCGFVEKYRLEKHAQ, via the coding sequence ATGACTTCTTTGCCTTCCTACCCTAATTTCGCCCCTCTTTCCCTCGAAATGGCGCGCGAATTGCTCCCTCATTTAGTAAAGCTCCCCGACGGCGTCTCGGAATACACATTTGCCGGTTTGTATCTATTTCGGCATAGGTACGGGTATAAAGCGTCGTTAAAAGACGAAGTGCTGATTATATCCGGCGAACGGGATGGTAAGCGTTTTTTTATCACTCCATGTTGTAAAACCGGCATCGAAATCGTGAACGAATTGTTTCAGGATCACGATTTGTGGAAGCTCATATCTCCGGCTTTCCTGGAAAAGAACCGCGATATGCTCGCCTCTGCCGGCCTGGTTCCCGAGCAGGATAGGGATAATTTCGATTATCTCTATCTCAGAACGGATCTGGCGACCCTTTCGGGAAAGCGGTTTCACAAGAAGCGGAATCACGTAAACGCTTTCGAGAATACGTATCCCGTGTTTTCGCTGAAACCTCTCGATTTCTCTACAAGAGACGACGCCCGCGCCGTCCTGGAGTCCTGGGTCTCGCACGAAGCCCTTCCCGAGGAGACCGATTATCAAGCGGCGGCGGAAGCGCTGGATCTTATGGAACACTTTTCGATGTCGGGTCTTGTGCTGTACGTCGATTCTGAACCGGTGGCCTGGACCATGGCTGAGCTGGTCGCAGACGGAAAAATAGCGGCCGTCCATTTCGAAAAGGCCCGGATCGAATACCGCGGTTCCTATCAATATATCAATTACGCATTCGCCCGATCGCTTCCCGAAACCGTCGAGTTCATTAATCGCGAACAGGATTTGGGCGACGAGGGAATGCGCCAGGCTAAAATGACGTATCGGCCCTGCGGCTTCGTGGAAAAATATCGGCTGGAGAAGCACGCGCAATGA
- the pepT gene encoding peptidase T: MHSTSFQERLLERFVTYAAIGTQSSSASAEAGVFPSTDNQKAFARTLAEELENIGAENVHLDDFYYVHAVIPASAGKENLPSFGLCAHMDTASDAPGDNVKPLVHRGWNGAPILLHNGFSIDPASDRDLAGCIGDTIITSDGTTLLGADDKAGIAGIMTLAEVLLSNKEIQHGTIEILFSPDEETGHGMDRIDLSKLKSKAFYTVDGGQLGEVESECFNAWRADIVFTGKAAHLGSARGKMINALTMASNFISDLPSAEAPETTDGYGGYFCPLELHGGAEKAELTVYLRDFSAEGMENRLKRIEVFAKAAEARYPGSTVSVKTLCQYKNMKEKLDQNPRILELLNSAVERAGVTPVHKPIRGGTDGSRLTEMGIPTPNIFTGGHNYHSRTEWASLSQMTAMVNTLIELAKLWGE, encoded by the coding sequence ATGCACAGCACATCATTTCAGGAACGACTCCTTGAGCGTTTCGTAACATACGCGGCGATCGGAACACAGAGCAGCAGCGCCTCGGCGGAAGCGGGCGTTTTTCCCTCGACTGATAATCAAAAAGCCTTCGCGCGAACGCTCGCGGAGGAACTGGAGAATATCGGAGCGGAAAACGTCCATCTCGACGATTTCTATTATGTACATGCGGTGATCCCGGCCTCTGCGGGGAAGGAGAATCTTCCTTCCTTCGGACTATGCGCGCATATGGATACGGCAAGCGACGCCCCGGGAGACAACGTTAAGCCGCTGGTCCACCGCGGATGGAACGGCGCGCCGATCCTTTTACACAACGGATTTTCCATTGATCCGGCGAGCGATCGCGATCTGGCAGGCTGCATCGGCGATACGATTATCACTTCGGATGGAACGACGCTTCTGGGAGCCGACGACAAGGCAGGCATCGCGGGGATCATGACTCTGGCGGAAGTGCTTCTATCAAACAAGGAAATTCAACACGGTACCATAGAGATCCTATTCAGTCCGGACGAAGAAACCGGTCACGGAATGGACCGCATCGACCTCTCCAAGCTGAAATCGAAAGCATTCTACACGGTAGACGGAGGCCAGCTCGGCGAGGTGGAATCGGAGTGCTTCAACGCATGGAGAGCGGATATTGTCTTTACCGGAAAGGCGGCGCACCTCGGATCAGCGCGCGGAAAAATGATTAACGCGCTCACCATGGCCTCGAATTTCATCTCTGATCTTCCATCGGCGGAAGCGCCGGAAACGACAGACGGATACGGCGGATATTTCTGTCCGCTGGAGCTCCACGGCGGGGCCGAAAAAGCCGAATTGACCGTCTATCTCAGAGACTTTTCCGCGGAAGGAATGGAAAATAGGCTTAAGCGGATCGAAGTGTTCGCTAAGGCCGCCGAAGCGCGCTATCCCGGTTCTACGGTGTCGGTCAAAACGCTGTGCCAATATAAAAACATGAAAGAAAAGCTCGATCAAAATCCGAGAATTCTCGAACTGCTCAATTCGGCGGTCGAGAGAGCCGGAGTGACGCCCGTCCACAAACCGATCCGGGGAGGAACCGACGGTTCCAGGCTCACTGAAATGGGCATCCCGACGCCGAACATCTTTACCGGCGGGCATAACTATCATTCGCGCACCGAATGGGCCTCGCTGTCCCAAATGACGGCGATGGTCAACACATTAATCGAACTCGCAAAACTCTGGGGAGAATAA
- the murA gene encoding UDP-N-acetylglucosamine 1-carboxyvinyltransferase — MYQYLIEGGFPLKGTIKASGNKNAALPCIAAALLTEERVILRNLPDIEDMHVMLEIFAALGGEVENIGANDYALRIQKVERNDIPLDLSKKIRASILFAGPLLARSGKAVLPPPGGDVIGRRRLDTHFLALTELGARVDIDGQFTFTANKLIGQDIFLDEASVTATENAVMAAVLAEGTTIITNAASEPHVQDVCKMLNSMGAKISGIGSNILTISGVQALSGTDYKIGPDFMEIGSFIGLAAVTHGSITITDIEPADMRPIRLAFGKLGIRWNIEGTTLTVPTQQDLQINSDLGGMIPKIDDAPWPGFPPDLTSIMTVVATQVEGTVLIHEKMFESRMFFVDKLIGMGARITLCDPHRAVVSGPSVLHGSDLVSPDVRAGMAMVIAALCARGESVIRNVYQIERGYENLTTRLKSLGAKIERISSC; from the coding sequence ATGTACCAATACCTGATCGAAGGCGGGTTTCCGCTGAAAGGGACGATAAAAGCCAGCGGAAACAAGAACGCCGCCCTTCCCTGCATCGCCGCGGCCCTCCTTACAGAGGAGAGAGTAATCCTCAGAAACCTCCCGGACATCGAAGACATGCACGTTATGCTCGAGATCTTCGCCGCGCTCGGAGGAGAAGTCGAAAACATCGGAGCGAACGACTACGCCCTGCGCATACAGAAAGTCGAACGCAACGATATTCCGCTGGACCTTTCAAAGAAAATCAGAGCCTCGATCCTCTTCGCGGGCCCGCTGCTTGCACGTTCGGGAAAAGCGGTTCTCCCGCCTCCCGGCGGAGACGTCATCGGCAGAAGGCGTCTCGACACCCACTTTCTTGCCCTGACGGAACTGGGAGCCCGGGTGGATATCGACGGACAATTCACCTTCACTGCGAACAAACTCATCGGCCAGGATATTTTTCTCGACGAAGCTTCCGTCACCGCGACGGAGAACGCCGTTATGGCGGCCGTGCTCGCCGAGGGAACCACGATAATTACCAACGCGGCCAGCGAGCCCCATGTGCAGGATGTATGCAAAATGCTCAATTCCATGGGCGCGAAGATCTCCGGAATCGGTTCGAACATTCTCACCATTAGCGGAGTCCAGGCTCTTTCCGGCACGGACTATAAGATCGGGCCCGATTTTATGGAAATCGGCTCGTTCATAGGCCTCGCCGCCGTTACCCACGGCAGCATAACAATCACCGATATCGAGCCCGCTGACATGCGGCCGATCAGGCTCGCTTTCGGAAAACTTGGCATCCGCTGGAACATCGAAGGAACGACGCTGACGGTTCCCACGCAGCAGGACCTTCAGATCAACAGCGATCTCGGCGGCATGATCCCGAAAATCGACGACGCGCCCTGGCCCGGATTTCCGCCTGATCTCACAAGCATCATGACCGTCGTCGCCACGCAGGTCGAGGGAACCGTTCTCATTCATGAAAAAATGTTCGAATCGAGGATGTTCTTCGTCGATAAGCTGATCGGCATGGGAGCGCGGATTACCTTGTGCGATCCCCATCGAGCCGTCGTCTCCGGGCCGAGCGTCCTTCACGGATCCGATCTGGTATCTCCTGACGTCCGGGCGGGCATGGCTATGGTCATCGCAGCGCTATGCGCTCGGGGCGAGAGCGTTATCCGCAACGTATACCAGATCGAGCGGGGCTACGAAAATCTGACGACGCGCCTCAAATCCCTCGGCGCCAAGATAGAACGAATATCGTCCTGCTGA